From Aristaeella lactis, the proteins below share one genomic window:
- a CDS encoding L,D-transpeptidase family protein, whose translation MKRLLAFLAVLVMAFSVYAFAETDDGDDSNPEPIMAEEGDDSEPVPLEAEDEGDDSNPLPVDMMEDEEPVEQVEVMEFRVLQFGDEGDDVLALQTRLQDLQYYTGNLSGRFREGTRKAVETFQEDFDLEVTGVADLRTLSILFSLNHRPLRYGSSGDDVKELQKSLSELGYYKGKISGNYLEATRKAVETLQKKNNLEVTGVADADLQDMILEGRILGKSEKPDDTNTPAPNLSNYLVDDNDNGVMVAEEPVAFEKKLKNGSSGKLVKQMQERLAELGYYEGPISGNFQKYTTRAVKAVQTQNGLESNGVVDEETWNIIFNDSHIVLPDATPKPTPEPTPVPFHIVVDVANQVTSVYGRDENGEYTVPVRQMLCSTGMKATPSDVGDWVLNGRHSTWCIFPKWGNSYARYWTRINSSIAFHSPIYTAVSNSAMKISSYNKLGQRASHGCIRLAVWDAKWIYDNIGAGTVVSIVEGMAPDPELRDALKLPPLDKKYCTPISTPVPTAEPDYSLLNKPDLGKKTLHEKSDCPEVYWLQRTLKDMGYYDTKCTGKMLKKTVNAVKAFQKDHGLYASGTVDQKLIDLIVETALGTPVPETTPAP comes from the coding sequence ATGAAACGGCTGCTTGCCTTCCTGGCGGTTCTGGTGATGGCGTTTTCCGTATACGCTTTTGCGGAAACGGATGACGGGGATGATTCCAATCCCGAACCGATCATGGCCGAAGAAGGAGACGATTCCGAACCCGTTCCGCTGGAGGCTGAGGACGAGGGAGACGACTCCAATCCTCTTCCCGTGGATATGATGGAGGATGAAGAACCGGTTGAGCAGGTGGAAGTCATGGAATTCCGCGTCCTTCAGTTCGGGGACGAGGGAGATGACGTCCTGGCGCTGCAGACACGGCTTCAGGACCTGCAGTACTACACGGGCAACCTGTCCGGCCGTTTCCGGGAGGGAACCCGCAAGGCAGTGGAAACCTTCCAGGAGGACTTTGACCTGGAAGTGACCGGCGTCGCGGATCTGCGTACACTTTCCATCCTCTTTTCCCTGAACCACCGGCCCTTGCGCTACGGCTCCTCCGGCGATGACGTGAAGGAACTGCAGAAGAGCCTGTCAGAGCTGGGATACTATAAGGGAAAGATCAGCGGCAACTACCTGGAAGCAACCCGCAAGGCCGTGGAAACCCTCCAGAAGAAGAACAACCTGGAAGTGACAGGTGTGGCGGACGCTGACCTGCAGGATATGATTCTGGAAGGCCGGATCCTGGGCAAGAGCGAGAAGCCGGATGACACGAACACCCCGGCACCGAATCTTTCCAACTACCTGGTGGATGATAACGACAACGGCGTCATGGTGGCTGAGGAACCCGTTGCTTTCGAAAAGAAGCTGAAGAACGGCTCTTCCGGCAAACTGGTCAAGCAGATGCAGGAGCGGCTGGCTGAACTGGGTTACTACGAAGGGCCTATCAGCGGCAACTTCCAGAAATACACCACCCGGGCCGTAAAGGCCGTGCAGACCCAGAACGGTCTTGAATCCAACGGCGTGGTGGATGAAGAAACCTGGAACATCATCTTCAACGATTCCCATATCGTGCTGCCTGACGCGACGCCGAAGCCCACGCCGGAACCGACACCGGTGCCCTTCCACATCGTGGTGGACGTGGCGAATCAGGTGACTTCCGTTTACGGAAGGGACGAGAACGGCGAATATACCGTTCCGGTACGCCAGATGCTCTGCTCCACCGGCATGAAGGCCACCCCCAGCGACGTGGGTGACTGGGTGCTGAACGGACGGCATTCCACCTGGTGTATCTTCCCCAAGTGGGGCAACAGCTACGCCCGTTACTGGACCCGCATCAACAGCAGCATCGCTTTCCATTCCCCGATCTATACGGCGGTCAGCAACTCCGCCATGAAGATCTCCAGCTACAACAAGCTGGGCCAGCGGGCCAGCCACGGCTGCATCCGCCTGGCGGTATGGGACGCGAAGTGGATTTATGACAACATCGGTGCCGGAACGGTGGTTTCCATCGTGGAAGGTATGGCACCCGACCCGGAACTGCGCGACGCGCTGAAACTGCCGCCGCTGGACAAGAAGTACTGCACGCCCATTTCCACGCCGGTTCCCACGGCGGAGCCGGACTACAGCCTGCTGAACAAGCCGGACCTGGGCAAGAAGACGCTGCATGAGAAGAGCGACTGCCCCGAAGTGTACTGGCTGCAGCGGACCCTGAAGGACATGGGATACTATGATACCAAGTGCACCGGCAAGATGCTGAAGAAGACGGTGAACGCCGTGAAGGCCTTCCAGAAGGATCATGGCCTGTATGCCAGCGGCACCGTGGACCAGAAGCTGATTGATCTGATTGTGGAGACAGCGCTGGGAACACCGGTACCGGAAACGACGCCGGCGCCGTGA
- a CDS encoding tetratricopeptide repeat protein, whose translation MIDTKRFLSLLLALLLLFSAACAAEEDTWICLTCGQDATGDTCAYCGETRDVWTCADCGTRNLSDTCTKCGKEKKVSLAVRASSPYPLTAFPALRVLAASGDAEALFNLGKYYEKGLFVTQDDEQALRCYRDAAEAGYAPAWVYLGRLYDAGVMVKPDAAFALDCYRKASEMGNAQAYWYLGSFYEEGTAVEQNYGMAMDYYQMAADRGDADSWMSLAYMWLQGKGVEADQQKALEYYEKAASLGSSLACDYLGYLYMTGTLVTRDTAKGIEWYEKAAELGNARSMYALGYAYQCGQGVDISMDEALKWYEKAALAGHKNAYLVWKAYRK comes from the coding sequence ATGATTGATACAAAACGTTTCCTTTCCCTGCTGCTTGCCCTGCTCCTGCTCTTCTCCGCGGCCTGCGCCGCGGAAGAGGACACCTGGATCTGCCTGACCTGCGGTCAGGACGCTACCGGCGACACCTGCGCCTACTGCGGTGAAACCCGGGACGTCTGGACCTGTGCCGACTGCGGCACCCGGAACCTTTCCGACACCTGCACCAAATGCGGGAAGGAAAAGAAGGTTTCCCTGGCCGTTCGCGCTTCCAGTCCCTATCCCCTGACCGCCTTCCCGGCCCTTCGGGTGCTTGCGGCCTCCGGGGACGCGGAAGCCCTGTTCAATCTGGGCAAGTACTATGAGAAGGGCCTGTTTGTGACCCAGGACGATGAGCAGGCGCTGCGCTGCTACCGCGATGCCGCGGAAGCGGGCTATGCTCCCGCGTGGGTATACCTGGGCCGGCTGTATGACGCCGGTGTGATGGTGAAGCCCGATGCCGCCTTTGCCCTGGACTGCTACCGGAAAGCCTCCGAAATGGGTAATGCCCAGGCCTACTGGTACCTGGGTTCCTTCTATGAGGAAGGCACTGCCGTGGAGCAGAACTACGGCATGGCTATGGACTATTACCAGATGGCTGCCGACCGCGGAGACGCGGACAGCTGGATGAGCCTGGCCTATATGTGGCTGCAGGGCAAAGGGGTGGAAGCGGACCAGCAGAAAGCCCTGGAGTATTACGAGAAAGCCGCTTCCCTGGGCAGCAGCCTGGCCTGCGACTACCTGGGCTACCTGTATATGACCGGCACCCTGGTCACCCGGGACACCGCCAAAGGTATTGAATGGTATGAGAAAGCCGCCGAGCTCGGCAATGCCCGCAGCATGTACGCCCTGGGCTATGCCTACCAGTGTGGCCAGGGCGTGGACATCAGCATGGACGAAGCCCTGAAGTGGTACGAAAAAGCCGCCCTTGCGGGACACAAAAACGCGTATCTCGTGTGGAAAGCATACAGGAAATAA
- the trpS gene encoding tryptophan--tRNA ligase, with protein sequence MEAQTKKPVIFSGIQPSGMLTLGNYIGALSRFSQLQDDYDCIYCVVDEHAITVRQNPADLRRRCLELTALYIASGLDPEKSILYCQSHVSGHAELAWILNCFTYMGELNRMTQFKDKSAKHAENINAGLFTYPVLMAADILLYQTNYVPIGADQKQHLELCRDIAQRFNGVYGDVFTIPEPLISKTGARIMSLQEPDKKMSKSDLGEGSVFLLDDPDVIRRKIKRAVTDSETEIRFDPENKPGVSNLLTIISALTGESIDSVCAELDGQGYGALKARAADCAIAALEPLQAEFKRLMGDKDYLMKVQAESAQKAAYLATKTLRKVQKKVGFAARP encoded by the coding sequence ATGGAAGCACAGACGAAAAAGCCGGTGATCTTCTCCGGCATTCAGCCCAGCGGCATGCTGACCCTGGGCAACTATATCGGCGCCCTGAGCCGTTTTTCCCAGCTGCAGGATGACTATGACTGCATCTACTGCGTGGTGGACGAACACGCCATCACCGTGCGCCAGAACCCGGCGGATCTCCGCCGCCGCTGCCTGGAGCTGACGGCCCTGTATATCGCCAGCGGCCTCGACCCCGAAAAGTCGATCCTTTACTGCCAGAGCCATGTCAGCGGTCACGCCGAACTGGCCTGGATCCTGAACTGCTTCACCTACATGGGTGAACTGAACCGGATGACCCAGTTCAAGGACAAGTCCGCCAAGCACGCCGAGAATATCAATGCAGGCCTGTTCACCTATCCTGTGCTGATGGCCGCCGATATCCTGCTGTACCAGACGAACTATGTGCCCATCGGTGCTGACCAGAAACAGCACCTGGAACTGTGCCGGGATATCGCCCAGCGCTTCAACGGCGTCTACGGCGATGTCTTCACCATTCCGGAACCCCTGATCAGCAAGACCGGTGCCCGCATCATGAGCCTGCAGGAGCCGGACAAGAAGATGAGTAAGAGCGACCTGGGTGAAGGCTCCGTCTTCCTCCTGGACGATCCTGACGTCATCCGCCGGAAGATCAAGCGCGCGGTAACAGACTCCGAAACCGAGATCCGCTTTGATCCGGAAAACAAGCCCGGCGTCAGCAACCTGCTGACCATCATCTCCGCCCTGACCGGCGAGAGCATCGACAGCGTCTGCGCCGAACTGGACGGCCAGGGCTACGGCGCGCTGAAAGCCCGCGCGGCGGACTGCGCCATTGCCGCCCTGGAGCCCCTCCAGGCCGAGTTTAAGCGTCTGATGGGTGACAAGGACTATCTGATGAAGGTCCAGGCTGAAAGCGCCCAGAAGGCCGCTTACCTGGCCACCAAGACCCTCCGGAAGGTGCAGAAGAAGGTCGGCTTTGCCGCCCGTCCCTGA
- a CDS encoding ABC transporter substrate-binding protein: MPKKLISALLLICLLCAPLCSLADGTLNVFNYGEYIDDEVIYNFEKEFGVRVNYSLNSNPEEMYTKLQTGVSYDVVVTSDYMIDRLIKEERILPLDKEIVTNLDQLDDSMKGLYFDPDNTYSAPYLWQNVVLCYDTTKIAPAKVEEKGWEILLDPELDGHAFIYDSPRDVFMMAFKALGYSMNTDNPDELQEAYDWLVKMKQTIHPSFVTDEMIDGMAQGEKWIAMMYSGDAAYASMENEKLAVWAPTQGTNIAIDCMFIPSNATNPEMANQFINYVLDYDNSMMITLETCYTSPNAKVLEDVTAPGGEFDGVEGYLPRMGYEKDEIYQYVKLLQAETPELLIKVQMQ; the protein is encoded by the coding sequence ATGCCTAAGAAACTGATTTCTGCCCTGCTTCTCATCTGCCTGCTGTGCGCGCCGCTGTGCTCCCTCGCGGACGGAACACTGAACGTGTTCAACTACGGCGAATATATCGATGATGAAGTCATCTATAACTTCGAAAAGGAATTCGGCGTCCGCGTCAACTATTCCCTGAACAGCAACCCGGAAGAAATGTATACCAAGCTGCAGACCGGCGTCTCCTATGACGTGGTGGTCACCAGCGACTACATGATCGACCGCCTGATCAAGGAAGAGCGGATCCTGCCCCTGGACAAGGAGATCGTTACCAATCTGGATCAGCTGGATGACAGCATGAAGGGCCTGTACTTCGACCCGGACAACACCTACAGTGCTCCCTACCTGTGGCAGAACGTGGTGCTGTGCTATGACACCACGAAGATCGCCCCCGCAAAGGTGGAGGAAAAGGGCTGGGAGATCCTCCTGGATCCGGAACTGGACGGCCACGCCTTCATCTATGACTCTCCCCGTGACGTCTTCATGATGGCCTTCAAGGCGCTGGGCTACTCCATGAACACCGACAACCCCGATGAGCTGCAGGAAGCCTATGACTGGCTGGTCAAAATGAAGCAGACCATCCATCCCTCCTTTGTGACGGATGAAATGATCGATGGCATGGCCCAGGGCGAAAAGTGGATCGCCATGATGTACAGCGGTGACGCTGCCTACGCCAGCATGGAAAATGAAAAGCTGGCTGTCTGGGCTCCCACCCAGGGCACCAACATCGCCATCGACTGCATGTTCATTCCCTCCAACGCCACCAATCCGGAAATGGCCAACCAGTTCATCAACTACGTGCTGGATTATGACAACAGCATGATGATCACCCTGGAAACCTGCTACACCTCTCCCAACGCGAAGGTGCTGGAGGACGTAACCGCTCCCGGCGGTGAGTTCGACGGCGTGGAAGGCTACCTGCCCCGCATGGGCTACGAAAAGGATGAGATCTATCAGTACGTGAAGCTGCTCCAGGCTGAAACGCCCGAACTGCTGATCAAGGTACAGATGCAATAA
- a CDS encoding ABC transporter permease: MGNVSTNRLAGISMVQNSELETTKKKRPADNSGEPMQKKPAKHLTRIFSSSYLILILLFVYLPIVYLVLFSFNSGKSPSSFDGFSMRWYEALFRDRTMLESIYVTLIVAVISTVVSTVVGTVAAIGLSKAKRLIRTVVLEVNNLPVLNPDIVTAIGLMLLFMSIKIQPGMLTLILSHISFCIPFVILSVMPKLRQLDDNVAEAALDLGATPFKALTRVIIPQIAPAILTGALLAFSMSLDDFVVSYFNAGPGTNTISMYVESMKRYNLSVNAMATLFVVVVALILLLANLVPIIKDKKAQKEEPKNA; the protein is encoded by the coding sequence ATGGGAAATGTAAGCACCAACAGGCTGGCCGGTATTTCCATGGTACAGAATTCCGAGCTGGAAACCACCAAAAAGAAACGCCCCGCGGATAATTCCGGAGAACCCATGCAGAAAAAGCCCGCGAAGCATCTTACCCGTATTTTCTCCTCTTCCTACCTGATCCTGATTCTTCTGTTCGTTTACCTGCCCATCGTCTACCTGGTGCTTTTCTCCTTCAACAGCGGGAAATCCCCCAGCAGCTTTGATGGTTTCTCCATGCGCTGGTATGAAGCCCTGTTCAGGGACCGGACGATGCTGGAGAGTATCTATGTCACCCTGATCGTCGCGGTGATCTCCACCGTAGTTTCCACTGTTGTCGGCACGGTTGCCGCTATCGGCCTTTCCAAGGCGAAGCGCCTGATCCGCACCGTGGTCCTGGAGGTCAACAACCTGCCGGTGCTGAACCCTGACATCGTTACCGCCATCGGCCTGATGCTCCTGTTCATGTCCATCAAGATCCAGCCCGGTATGCTCACCCTGATCCTCAGCCATATCTCCTTCTGTATTCCCTTTGTGATCCTTTCCGTTATGCCGAAGCTGCGGCAGCTGGATGACAACGTGGCAGAAGCGGCGCTGGACCTGGGAGCAACGCCTTTCAAGGCCCTGACCCGGGTCATCATCCCCCAGATCGCCCCCGCGATCCTCACCGGCGCGCTGCTTGCCTTCAGCATGTCCCTGGATGACTTCGTGGTCTCCTACTTCAACGCCGGCCCCGGAACCAACACGATTTCCATGTACGTTGAGTCCATGAAGCGGTATAATCTCAGTGTTAACGCCATGGCTACCCTCTTTGTTGTGGTCGTTGCCCTGATCCTGCTCCTTGCGAACCTGGTGCCCATCATTAAAGATAAAAAAGCCCAAAAGGAGGAACCCAAAAATGCCTAA
- a CDS encoding ABC transporter permease, giving the protein MKSFFRMSYPYILWIGIFIVAPMLMIFLYSITNTGNETLTFQFTADNFARFFRDPDFVRILITSLRIALLTTIVCLLIGYPAALFIANLSDRKQTFMILLMTLPMWINMVLKTYAWRGILMNFDFASEFKVFIGMVYDFLPFMIIQIHTAIAKLDPNLLVAAHDLGANKVKSFLKVTLPLSVPGIISGITLVFLPAVSSFFIPKMLGNGNVVLIGNLIEMCFKKTGDWNFGSAISLIMALIIITSMWATKKLDRSAQED; this is encoded by the coding sequence ATGAAATCCTTCTTCCGGATGAGCTATCCCTATATCCTCTGGATCGGGATCTTCATCGTTGCCCCCATGCTCATGATCTTCCTTTATTCAATCACCAACACGGGCAACGAAACCCTTACCTTCCAGTTTACCGCGGATAATTTCGCCCGCTTCTTCCGGGATCCGGACTTTGTCCGCATCCTGATCACCAGCCTGCGCATTGCGCTGCTGACCACGATCGTCTGCCTGCTGATCGGCTATCCGGCCGCCCTGTTCATCGCCAACCTGTCGGACCGGAAGCAGACCTTCATGATCCTGCTGATGACCCTGCCCATGTGGATCAACATGGTTCTGAAAACCTATGCCTGGCGCGGCATCCTGATGAACTTTGACTTCGCCAGTGAATTCAAGGTTTTCATCGGTATGGTCTATGACTTCCTGCCCTTTATGATCATCCAGATCCATACCGCCATCGCCAAGCTGGATCCCAATCTGCTGGTTGCCGCCCATGACCTGGGAGCAAACAAGGTGAAATCCTTCCTGAAGGTCACCCTGCCTCTGAGCGTACCCGGCATCATCTCCGGCATCACCCTGGTGTTCCTGCCCGCTGTGTCCAGCTTCTTTATCCCGAAAATGCTGGGTAACGGCAATGTTGTCCTGATCGGCAACCTGATCGAGATGTGTTTCAAGAAAACCGGTGACTGGAACTTCGGCAGCGCTATCTCCCTGATCATGGCTCTGATTATCATCACTTCCATGTGGGCGACCAAGAAGCTGGACCGCAGCGCACAGGAGGACTGA